In Bradyrhizobium sp. 200, the sequence TCTCGATGGTGGCGGCGTCGGTGATGCGAAGCCCGGCGGCGAATTCGGACTGGATGCCGAGCCGCTTGAGCATGGTCGCGATCTGCGGCCCGCCGCCATGCACCACCACCGGATTGATCGCGGTCTGCTCCAGCAGAACGATGTCGCGGGCAAACGCCTTGGCGGTCTCCTCGGCGCCCATGGCATGGCCGCCATATTTGATGACGATGGTTTCCTCGTCATATTGCTGCATATGCGGCAGCGCTTCCGACAGGATGCGGGCCTGATCGAGCGGACTGATATTCGGCGCTGATGTCATGAAGCGGGTCTCGCCATTCCGGATGTCGGGCCGGGTTCTATCCGATTGGCGGGCAGGGCGCAAAGTGGGGGAATTGCGGAGGCCTGTGCCCCGGGCTACGGAGCTTCATCCCCGCCTCGGCCAGGCGGCCGCTACCGCCAAGGCCAGCCAGCTCACGATCAGCAGCGTCCCTCCCGTCGGCGCGGCCATTGGAAACAGCCCATGGCCAACGTAGTGCCGCAGCGTCAGGTCGCCGGCGAACAGGCTTGCCGCGATGACAAGGCCGAAGGCGGCCGCGATGCCGATTTTCGCGTGAACGACCCCGCGCTCGGCCAACGCAACGGCGCCCAATACCGCGCTGGCGTGAAACAGCAGCATCGACGAGGCCGACGCCAGCCGCGACGCATCCGCGCCATGGGCGGAGGCAGCCGCCAGCATGACGCCGTCCGCGCCCATGACGGCGGCGAGCACGATCAGGATGCGGCAAACGCGGGTCATCAACTTCGCTCGCTCAACAGGCGCACCATCGCGGCGCGCAATTCCGGCATGCCGGCGCCGGAGCGCGAGGACGTCACCAGGACTTCCGGAAACGCCGCCGGATGCCTGGCGAGCGCTGCCGTGGTTTCGGCGATGTTCTTTTCCAGTTCGGCCGTCTTCACCTGGTCCGCCTTGGTCAGCACCACCTGATAGCTCACGGCGGACTTGTCCAGCGTCTTCAGCACATCCTGGTCGACATCCTTGATGCCGTGGCGCGCGTCGATCAGCACATAGACCCGCGCCAGCGTGGCGCGCCCCAGAAGGAATTGATGGATCAGTCTTGTCCAGGAAGCGACCTTGGTCTTCGGCGCCGCGGCGTAGCCATAGCCGGGCATGTCGACCAGGCGCAGCCCTGACTTGTCGGGCCCTTCGAAGAAGATCAGTTCCTGGGTGCGGCCCGGCGTATGCGAGGTGCGCGCCAGCGCGTTGCGGCCGGTGAGCGCATTGATCAGGCTCGATTTGCCGACATTGGAGCGGCCGGCAAATGCCACTTCCATGCCTGCCATTGGCGGCAGCGTCTCGATCGAGGGCGAGGCCCAGACGAACTTCCATTCGCCGGCGAAGAGTTTTCGGCCCTCTTCGATCAGCTTCGCATCGATGTCGGCGTTCATGCGAAGGTTCTTCCGTCCGTCATTGCGAGCGAAGCGAAGCAATCCATGGTGCAGGACGCGAAAGTGGGGACTGCTTCGTCGTTTCTCGCAATGACGAGGAGGGGACTTATCACGTCTTCTCGGCCGGCTTGCCCATGCCAAAGCTCGCCTTGAGATTGTCCATCAGCTCCACCTTCACGCCGTTCTTGCGCATGATGTAGCTCTGCTGCAGCACGGAAAGCAGGTTATTCCAGGCCCAGTAGATCACGAGGCCCGCCGGAAAGCCTGCCAGCATGAAGGTGAAGATCAGCGGCATCCAGTCGAAGATCATCTTCTGGGTCGGATCCGGCGGCGTCGGATTCAGCTTCATCTGGAACCACATCGTGATGCCCATGATGATCGGCCAGACGCCGAGCGCGAGATAGGCGCCGAGCACCGGCACATGCGTCGGATCGAACGGCAACAGCCCGAACAGGTTGAAGATCGTGGTCGGGTCGTGCGCCGAGAGATCCTTGATCCAGCCGTAGAACGGCGCATGGCGCATTTCGATGGTGACGAACAGCACCTTGTAAAGCGAGAAGAATACCGGGATCTGCAGCGCCACCGGAAGACAGCCGGCGATCGGATTGATCTTCTCCTTGCGGTAGATCTCCATCATCTCCTGCTGCTGCTTCTGACGGTCGTCCGGATAGCGCTCCTTCAGCGCGGCGAGTTGCGGCTGCACCGACTTCATCTTCGCCATCGAGGCGTAGGACTTGTTGGCGAGCGGGAAGAACAGGATCTTGATCAGCAGGGTCACCAGCAGAATGGAGACGCCGAAATTGCCGACCAGGTGGAAGAAGTAGTCGAGCGCCAGGAACATCGGCTTGGTGATGAAGTGGAACCAGCCCCAGTCGATCAAGAGATCGAAATGGTTCAGCCCGAGCTGACTGTTGTAGCCGCCATGGCCTGCGAAGGGGAAGTTGATGCCGACGACGCCGGCTTCCTTGGCTCCGGCAAACAGCCGCGCATTGGCGCTGCCGGTGCCGCCGATCGCAATGGTCTGCGGATCCTGCAGGTAGTCGGTCTGATAACGGACTTTGGCGCCGGGTTCGGCGAGGAAGCGGGCCTTGAGGCGCGCCGACGTGTCGGGCAACAGCGCCGCAGCCCAATATTTGTCGGTGATGCCGAGCCAGCCGTTCGTGACGTTGAACTCGAAGCCCCGCCCGCCGCTGCCCAGAACGGGCGCCTCGGCGACGGCCTTGTAGCCGTGCTCCTGCAGGCCCTTGTCACCGAGATAGCCGATCAGGCCTTCGTGCAGGATATAGTAGCCCGAAACCTCAGGCGTGCCGTGGCGCGAGATGAGGGCGAATGGATAGAGTGTGACCGGTGCGGCGCCGACGTTGGTGACGTCGTCCTTGATAGTGAAGAGATAGCGGTCGTCGATCGCAATGGTGCGGCGGAAGGTGAGGCCTTCGCCATTGTCGTATTTGAGCGTCACCGGGTTGCTGGGCGTCAGGCTGCCGGAGCCCTCCTGCTGCCACACCGTCTCGCGGTCGGGAAGCCGCGCCGTCGAGCCCGAGGCCGCGACCCAGCCGAACTCGGCATAATAGGGATGAGCCGTGTTCGAGGGCGAGAACAGTACGATCGCGGGCGACTTCGGATCGACGGTGTCGCGGAATTTCTCCAGCGACAGGTCGTCGACGCGTGCACCTTTCAGCGCGATGCTGCCCGAAACCCGCGGCGTCTCGATCTTGATGCGGGGCGAGGCCGCGATCGCGGCCTCGCGGCTGACGACGGGCGCCGGCGTGCCCGGTTGGCCGGCGGGCGTGGTGGCGGATGGCGTCGAGCCTGGCTGCGGGGTGGTCGATCCCGGCGCCGTCTGCGGCGACGGCTTGTTGAGCTCGGCCTGGGTCTGGCTTTGCGCGCGCTGCCGCTCCATCTGCGGCATGTTGTAAAAATACTGCCAAGCGATCAGCACGAGGCCGGACAGAATGACGGCGAGGATGGTGTTGCGATTGTCGGTCATCGTTTTTGAGGTCTCGCCATTCAATTCGGAAGTTTGGTCGGCTGCCGGTCGAGGCGATGCAGCGCCGAGCGGAGATCGTCGAGCATGGTTGCGAAGTCGCGGGTGAGCGCGGCCCGGCGGCCTACCAGCACATAATCATGGTGCGGTCGCATGGATATGACGTCCAGCCGCTTCACCAGTTCGCGAAGCCTGCGCCGGATACGATTGCGCTCGGTAGCGGTGCCGTTCTTTTTGGTAACGGTGAAACCAATCCGGATCGGGCCGTCATCGTCGCGGGCGCGGCCCTGCACCACGAAGGCAGCGCTGTTGGCCCGTGTGCCATTGGCAACGGCGAGAAAGTCCGCCCGCTGCCTCAGCCGATCCATGAATGAAATCTCCGGAAGGATCCGGCTCAGGCGCTCAGACGCTTGCGACCACGCGCACGACGGGCGGCGAGAACCTTGCGGCCGCCTGCAGTGGCGAGACGGGCGCGGAAGCCGTGACGGCGCTTGCGCACCAGTTTGCTGGGTTGATAAGTCCGCTTCACGGGTAGTTCTCCGCTGACCGGGCAATTTGCCTGTTGGATTGAGATCAAGTCCGGTGATGCGGGCCGGCCCGAAAAAGGGCCAGTTACGGCCCAAACGAGCCGCCCCCGGTGGAACCGGGCCATCGCGGACAGTTGGCGCGGCTTATACGGGAGCGACCTGTTTTCGTCAATGTCAGGGGTTGCCGCAGTGCGCGTTCTTTGAAACGTCGCAATTGGGGCGAATATATCTGTTTTCGTGGGGTTTTCAGGGGCAAGACGGCGGCGTGCCGGAGCCATCGGAACCGCAAGACATTAGCGATCGGTAATTTGACCGCTAGCCGGCCCAAACGCATCCTTGGAATCACCGTACCACCCCAGCAGGGCCGGGGTGGCGTGGGTCCGGCGGGCTCCGAAGCAGAGAATATCAAGGCAGCTATTCGTGTCAGTGACCGACGACCAGCCGACTCCCCAAGCTCCGCGGACCTGCGGCCCGCGCCGGCTCGGCTTGTCCGGTAAGCTTTTGCTGCTGACGATCCCGCTCGTGATGATCGCCCTCCTGATGATCTACGTGCCTTCGATCGCGAATTTCTGGACCAACCGGCTGAACGACCGCCTCGCGGCGGCCAACACCGCCGCTCTCGTGCTGGATGCCGCGCCGCTCGGCATGGTGCCGGATTCGCTGGCGCGGCAGATTCTGACCAGCGTCGGCGCACGCGCGGTCGCCATCAAGATGGGGCATCAGCGCCGGCTGCTTGCCAGCGCCGATCCGCCGGCGAAGGTCGATCATGACATCGACATGCGGACGCTGACGGTGTGGACCGCGATCGTCGAATCCTTCGACACCATGCTGGAGCGAGGCACCGAGACGATCCGCGTGGTCGGGCCGGCGCCGGGCGGCGCGCAGTTCATTGAGGTCGTGATCGACGAAGCGCCGTTGCGGCAGGCGATGTACCGCTTCTCCCGCAATCTGCTGCTGGTCTCGCTGGGGATCGCGATGCTCGCCGCGGGGCTGGTTTACCTCGCGCTGCATTATCTGTTCGTGCGGCCGATGCGGCGGTTGACGGCAAATCTGGTCGGCTTCCACGAAAACCCCGAAAGCGCGGCCCGCATCATCGTGCCGAGCCAGCGCGGCGACGAGATCGGGGTGGCCGAGCGCGAATTGTCCGACATGCAGCGCGACCTGGTCTCGATGCTCTCGCAGAAGAGCCGGCTTGCCGCGCTCGGCCTCGCCGTGTCGAAGATCAACCACGATCTGCGCAATCTTCTCGCCTCCTCGCAATTGCTGTCGGACCAGCTCGCCAGCGTGCCGGATCCGAGGGTGCAGCGCTTTGCGCCGAAACTGATGCGCTCGCTGGAGCGCGCCATCGATTTCTGCCAGTCGACCCTCTCTTACGGCCGCGCCCAGGAAGCCGAGCCCGACCGCCGCATGATCCTGGTCGAACCCGTGGTGACCGAAGTGCGAGAATCCGCCGGCCTCGCCGCCGATGCCTCGATCACCTGGATCAGCGCGATCGAGCGCTCCCTTTCGATCGATGCCGATCCGGACCAGCTTTTTCGCGTGCTCCTCAACCTGGTGCGCAACGCGGCGCAAGCGCTGGAAAGCGCCAAGGGCGATGCCGCGACCTTGCAGATCCGCATCACCGGCCGCCGCGAAGGCTCGGTTGCGATCATCGAGGTGTCCGACACCGGCCCGGGCGTGCCGGCGAAGGCGCGCGAACACCTGTTCGAGGCATTCCAGACCTCCAGCCGGCCCGGCGGCAGCGGGCTCGGGCTCGCGATCGCCGCCGAACTGGTCCGCGCCCATGGCGGCGACATCCATCTGGTCGAAGGCACCATCGGCGCCACCTTCCGGATCTCGATCCCGGATCGGCCGGTGGAACTGCAGAGCATCCGCAACGAGCGGGCGCGGGCGTAAGGCGCGGCCTGGACTTGCGTTTTGCAGTCGTTTGCAGCCGGTTTACCATCGGAAATGGATGGGCAGATCCCGTCAGGCGGACCTTGCAAAGCGGGGCCGGAGCGGGTAGCTAAAGCGCTCTTTCGCGCCCGTCCTTATTCGGACGCATCCGGGCCCTTAGGGCCTAATGCCTTGCGAAAAACGCGCCCGTAGCTCAGCTGGATAGAGCACCAGACTACGAATCTGGGGGTCAGGAGTTCGAATCTCTTCGGGCGCGCCATTAATATCAAACAGTTGCGGAAGCGCACCGTTTGAGATGGGGCAAATAAAACGGTTTTTCAAACGGTGTTTGTGGATGCCGGCGGACGTCTAATCCCCGCAATGTGATTGACAGGGCCGAGCAGACAAAGCGGCTCGACGAGCGGCTTCTTATTTATTCGGGATCGGCACTGAGTCCCCACGCGCCGAACGAGCCTACCGCCAGTTCGAATCCCACTCTCTCCGCCATGGACGCATACCAAGTAATTGATAATAAAAACAATTACTGGACTTTGGCAATCATTCCCCACCTCGTTCCCCACTTCCTTGCGAAAGATTCCTGTGCGTGCGGCGTTTCGACTCAGTGGTTTCGGCAGTAGCCTTGTCGAGTGGCCGACCCGAGCAACATCAGCCTGAAGGATCGTACCGAGTACCTAGTGCTTCGGAAGTTTCCATTCGCGCGCGCTATTGATTTTCCGCCTTCGCTCAACGCCAGTCGCGGTCGGGGTACGGAGGCCAGCCCCCAATTGCGGGAATCACTGGCCGCCTACCGTGCAGAACTGGCATCGCTTTCAAGTGAGGAAATCGGCACGCGCTACGCTGCCGAGAAGGATCGCGAATACCAGCTTGCGGTTGAGAAGGCACGACAAGAAGAGCGAGGGCGCTTTTTCAATCAACCTCACGCCGCTGCCGACTTCGAGCACTGGTCTAAGTTGGCACATTGGACGTTGGACGAAGCCGTCGCGCTGTCGTTTGGTAAAGCCCCGGAGAGGGTGAATTGGGAGGCTGTTTCCAAGTATTTGCAACTATCTTCCTTCGCGGTTCAATACGGCCGTCGCCGGGAACTTGCATTAAGGGCAGCCCAATGGAAGCAGCTTTACGATCCGGTACTACCTGGTATTTTTCTCGCATGGGCCAAGGGGCTTGAAATCGAATTACCCGCGGCGCTGGTCGAAGCCGTCCAAAAGCGCGGTCCAATCCGTGACTGGAAGTCTTTGTTCGATGAATTGAAGACGACGCACGCAAAAAAGGAAGCAAGCTGGACGGCGTTGGACGAAGCGAAAGACAGAACGATAGCAGCAAAAGATAGAGTGGTGGCTGCTCTTGAGGAGCGCGTGCGCCAATTGGAAGCGCAGCAAACCAGCCAGCCGCCGGAAAAGCAGCTTGGCGCGCGCGAACGCGAGAGCCTATTGAAGTTAGTCATAGGCATGGCTGTTGGCGGTTACGCGTATAAATCGACCGCGCGACGCAGTGAACAAACCACCGCCATTGCTGATGATTTGGCGCAAGCCGGCATTCCTTTGGATGCCGACACGGTTCGCAAATGGCTGAGAGAAGCAGCCGAATTATTGCCCCGGGATTGAAACTCCGCTGCTTCAACCTGACAGCTAGAAGAGCATGCCTTAAACCTTGTGCATCGTGTAATGGTCTTTTGGGACACGCGCCCGATCTTCCCATGTAGGAAACATGATGGCCTTTTCCTTCCGAAGCGCGCGGCATATCGCGTTCACGTCAGTAAGCCGCACCACATGGCGCGACAACACGAGCGGCCAAAGCTTTTGATAGGTCGTTCCCGGTGCCAAGGGGGTTAGGTCGAGGATGGCGGAGCGAGCCGTTGCGCGTTCCCGGTTGAGGAATACTGCCGTATCGTCCGGACTCATGTCGTGCATTGATTCAAACATCTCCGATTGTCCGCTGCTGGTAGCCTCGTGCTTTACCTTGTGCGCGGCGCGGGTCTTTGATTGAGCGTTCAATGCCGCAACTTGGCAGTCGCGGAAGACGGCGATGCCCTTCTCATGTCGGCTGGCATAGAAAAGACAATAGAGTGGTCTGTCACGCAGCGGCCTTAGAACGGTTGTTTCGGCGACATACTGGTAGCCGCCGAGCCGCTTCAGGCTCTCGCTGAATGCGCCAGCAAGAATTTCCTTTCGCTGATCTGGCAGCAACGTCCCGCCCGCTTCTGCATCTTGCATGGTCTGCCGCCAGTTGCTGCTGATTCCGCTCGATGTCGCCCACCATTCCGGAATGATCTCGCCCACCGTTCCGATTTGATGTCGCCCACCATTCCGGGATGATGTCGCCCGGGGTGACGAGGCCTCTTCTGGCTCCGATACGGTCCCGCCTTTGGCTTTGCGAAGGGGGACCTGGATGCCGACGGAGAGGTTTGCGATGCGCCACGTGCGCGATGTGATCAGATTGAAGTCGGCCGGGATGCCGACCCGCGAGATTGCCCGGCGGGTAGGGACGGCCCCTTCGACGGTGCGGTTGACGATCCGCCGGTTCGAGGTGGCAGGGCTGACCTGGCCGTTGTCCGACGACATCACCGACACTGTGCTGGAGGCCCGGCTATTTGCCAGCGCCGGTGCCGGTCCGGGTACCCGGCGGGGCCATCGTCGGCAGGCGGAGCCGGACTGGGCGACGGTGCACCGCGAGCTCAAGCGCAAGCACGTAACGCTGTCGATCCTGTGGGAGGAATACATCGCGGGCGAGCCCGGCGGGTATCGCTATTCGCGGTTCTGCGAGCTCTACCGCGGCTGGGAAGGCCGCCTGTCGGTGACGATGCGCCAGTCGCATGCGGCCGGCGACAAGCTGTTCGTCGACTATGCCGGCGACGGTGTGCCGGTCGTGATCGACCGGCTCACCGGCGAACGGCGCGCCGCGCAGATCTTCGTCGCGGTGCTCGGCGCATCGAGCTTCACCTACGCACAGGCGACCTGGACGCAGGGGCTCGCCGACTGGATCAGCGGCCACGTCGGCGCCTTCGAGGCGATCGGCGGCGTGCCGGCGCTGCTGGTACCGGACAACACCAAGGTCGCGGTGATCAAGGCCTGCCTCTACGATCCGCAGATCAACCGCAGCTACGCCGACATGGCGGCGCATTACGGCACCGCCATTCTGCCAGCCAGGCCGCGACGGCCACGGGACAAGGCGAGCGCTTCATACTGCACCTCATTCCTTTGATGGCGCGGTGATGGCGGTGAGCTGCGCCGGGCGGGCGCCGCGCCCACCGCAGCCCTTGCGGATCGTCATGCCAGGCGGGATCTCCCACAGGCCACGGTTCAGGCTGTCGGTATAGCCTTTTGTGATGAGCCCCTGGCGACCCCACGTGTGTACGGCTGTCTCGGAGACGCAGAACTTGGCGGCGATCTCGCGCGTCGTGAGCATACCACGTCGACGCAGCCGCTCATATCGGCTCGCAAGTTTGTAGGCGCCGCGAATGAAGGCAACCTTCTTCAGATTAAACGCCTTTGCCTCCCATGTACGCCATCCGTGATTATTGAGAATCTCGGCGACTTCGCGATCGCAATGATGGTCAAGAAGACGATCAACCTCGGCGACGAGCTCAGGTTTGAACTTGCGGATCTGGGCGATGGGTAGCGGCCGGTCGAGCACCAAGGTACGCGTGGCGCCGCCAGACAGGCGCACATGGGCCGTGATGGTTTGCGACTTGATTAAGGTTACGTCGTCGATGAGCAGACGCACGATGCGCTTGCGCTCGCGGGAGTCAACTCGCGGATCTTGCCAGATCCGCGGAAGCTGCTCGGCGAGGTCAAGGATGCGTCGCTGGGCTTCTGCGCTGAGTGCCGCAGCCTGCTGTTTGCTCCGGCGCTTGTAGTCTTCGGCGGCATCGGCATGACGGCGCAGCTTGTCGTTCCATTCGGCCTCGAGTGAATCGGCGACGAGTCGGTTGTCGGGATCAACCTTCATGTAGCGTCGACGCGCAAGCTCGGCTTCATAGCGCATCCGCTCGACATGCTGGCGACGCGCTGCATCGGTCTCTGCGGCGCGCGCCTCAAGTTCGCGCTGCACCTCAAGGGTGACGGCCAGCGTCATCGGCGTCATCAGCTCGATCATCAGGTCTGCGATCCCCGCATCGACGATCTTCCCGGGAACCGTTTGGCAGGTCCATCCCGCGCGGCGTACCGCGTTCGCTTGGCACAGATAGGTTGGGACGGTGCTGCCGTGCTCCTGGCTGTAGCGCACACCCATGCGTTCGCCACACAGGCCACAGACCACGCGACCTTGGAGGAGCGCCGGCCCCTCGCGTGCCGGCCCCGACCGCCGCTCGCCACCGAAGGCACGAGCGTTGTCGGCGAGCCGCCGCTGGTTGGCCTCGAAGCGCTCCCAGTCGATGTAGCCCTGGTGCATCCCCGGCATAACGAACTGCCAATCGGTCCTGGCAACCTTGACGACACTGGTGCCACCATCGGGCCGGTGCCGTATGCGCGTTCGGCCATACGCAAAAGCGCCGGCGTAGCGCGGATTGTGGAGCACCTGCAGAACGCGCGCATGGTGCGGCGCCGCCCACAGGAGATCGCCCTTGTTCGATCCTGTCCGGAGTCGGCGCGGGAACAGCAAACCTTGCTCCCGGAAGAAGCGGACTGTCTGCATCGCACTTCCGGTCTGCTCGAAGGTATCGAACACGAGACGGATTGCGTTCTGCACCTGGAGGTCGGGATCGAGGCCGATCGTCCGATCGTTCCGGTAAACCAGCCCGACCGGAGGGCACATCTCGAGCTCGCCGCGACGGGCCTTGTTGAGCTGACCACCACGCATGCGTGCTTTGAGGATGTGCAGCTCGGCCTCGCTCATCGTACCTTTGAGACCGAGCAAGAGGCGATCGTTGAAGCTGGCTGGATCGTAGATACCGTCTTCGTCAAGGATGAGCGTCGCCGTCAATGCGCAAAGCTCGATGAGCCTGTGCCAGTCGGCCGAGTTGCGCGCAAGGCGCGAGACCTCCAGCCCCATAACAATACCGGCCTTGCCGAGCGCCACCTCGCTCACCAGTTGCTGGAAGCCGTCGCGTGCTGTCGTACTTGAGCCGGACTTGCCGAGATCGCGATCGATGACGTGAACGCGCTCGACCGGCCAGCCGGCCACAACTGCTCGATCCCGCAACCCGTATTGGCGCTCGGTGCTCTCGCCGTGCTCGGCGACCTGGCGAAGAGTCGATTGGCGGACATAGAGGTAAGCGTCGCGCTTGAGATGGTCGGCAGTGACTTTAAGCTCAGGCATGGAAGGGCTCCAGTGCGATGGCGACGAGGATGCCGGCGATGAGGCGCGTGACGTCGCTTGTTGCGGGCGACGGATTGTCTGGGGCCGAGTGCGTGAACCGATGGTCGTAGCAGGCCGCCTCGGTATCGACCTCCTGTCCGCGTGCTCGGATCCACGCTGCCAATCCCCGTCGACGAAGAATGGTGAGACCAGGGCAGGCCGTGAACTCGGCACGCAATGCGGCGGCGCGTAGCTTCTCGTAGCTGTCCGCTGCGTCCGCAGGCGCGACGATCAAGCTCGGTTGAGTCGTTTTTTTTTGCGCGCCAGCGCCCGCTCCAGGCTGCGTCGGTGCACCTTGACGCCGAACCGCGCCGAGATCGCATCTAGGCAGTGCGACGTCGTCAGTTCGGGTCTTGCAGCTTTGAGAGCGGCGACGAACGCAACGACCTCGGCGGAGACCTTGTGGCCGCCTTTGGGGCCTCGCCGGTTCGGCAATAGGCCGGCAAGCCCGGCGGTCTGCAGGGCGCTCTGCGCCTTGTAGAAGGTCGGACGCGTCACGCCGAATGTCTCGGCAGCCTTGCTGATCGCAACGCCGTCGACCTGGTGACGTCGCACCATCTCGTAGCGCACCTGCACCAAGTCCTTCGCATCGAAGAATGGGTTGCTGACGAACGAGGGGTCGCGGACGGCTTCCGGATTTGGATTGAGGACGCCGTCTTGCGCCAGCGCCTCGCTCTTCGGATCCCGCTTCTTCGCCCTGGCCATGCTCGGCCTCAATCTTACGTAAATATAAATACGCCTCTATATGTTGAGTGTCAATGGAGATGTCGACGCCATATGAAGGTATATCGCCGCTGTCAGCGCAGAAGTACGCCGCACCGCGTCGACGGTATGGCGTTATTGTCTTTACATATGCGGCGTATTTAGATTTACGCATCGCTGGCGCCCATGCTCTCCGCGAGCCGGTCCAGCGCGTCACAAAGCGCCAACAGGTCGACCGCGCAAAAGGCTGCTCTACCCGCAGCGATCAGCAAGAACTCATCGGGTGGATCGATATCGGTCCATGCGCTCGCGATCGTACAAAGTCGACCGTTCTGCCCTTCATAGACCACCCGGTCTTCGCCCCAATGACGGCGCCGACAGATCAGCTCGAACTTGCGACCGCAAAGTGGATGGAAGGGATGCGTGATCCGCACCTTTTGCTGGGTCGTACCCGCACGACCTGCAGTCGACAACTTTTGCCAAGGCCAAGGTCGAGCAGGCGGTCCTCATGGTCGAGCGCTGGCTGCTCGGGCGGCTGCGCTATCGCACCTTCCACAGCCTCGCCGAGGTCAATGCGGCAATCGCCGAGTTGCTCACCCGGCTCAACGAGGAACGGCCGATCCGGCGGCTCGGCATCACCCGCCGCAAGCTGTTGGAGGAGATCGACCGGCCGGCGCTCAAGGCCTTGCCGGAGAGCCCTTACGTGTTCGCCGAGTGGCGGATCTGCCGGGTCAGCATCGACTATCACGTCGAGGTCGAGGCGCATTACTACAGCGTCCCGCATCGCTTCGTCCGTGCCGAGGTCGAGGTGCGCTTCACCGCCCGCACCGTCGAGATTTTTCACAAGGGCGAGCGGATCGCCGCGCATCAGCGCATGAGCGGCAACCACAAGCACACGACCGTGCCGGAACACATGGCATCCAGTCATCGGCGCTACGCCGGCTGGACCATCGAGCGTATCCGCAAGGACGCCGCCACGATCGGGCCAGCCACCGCCGCGCTGTGCAACCTGATCCTCGATGAACGCGCGCATCCCGAACAGGGCTTCCGCGCTTGCCTCGGCATCATCCGGCTCGCCCGATCCTACGGGCACGAGCGGCTCGACGCCGCCGCCATGCGGGCGATCGACATCGGTGCGCGCACCTACGGCTCCGTCAAATCGATCCTCGCCAACAATCTCGATCGGCGCCCTTCACCCAAGCGCTCCGCGGACGACGCGCCGATCCTCCATCCCAACATCCGCGGGCCGCGCTACTACAACTAGGAGATCACGTCTTGCTCACGCATCCCACCCTCGATCAACTCCACGCGCTCGGCCTTCACGGCATGGCCAAGGCCTTCGCCGACATCGAAGCCGGCGGCGAGGCCGCGAGCCTCGGCCACGCCGAATGGCTCGCGCTCCTGCTCGAACGCGAAGCGTCGCTGCGACGCGACAAGCGGCTGTCCAAGCGGCTGCAATACGCCAAGCTGCGCCAGCAGGCCTGCATCGAGGACATCGACTATCGCACCCCGCGCGGCCTCGACCGCAGCCTTCTGATGATGCTGGTCGAAGGCCGCTGGATCGACGACCACGCCAACCTGCTGATCTGCGGGCCCTCCGGTGTCGGCAAGAGTTGGCTCGCTTCGGCGCTCGGCAACAAGGCCTGCCGCGACAATCGCTCCGTGCTCTATCAGCGCGTCCCGCGGCTGTTCAGCGATCTCGCTTTGGCGCGCGG encodes:
- a CDS encoding recombinase family protein, whose protein sequence is MPELKVTADHLKRDAYLYVRQSTLRQVAEHGESTERQYGLRDRAVVAGWPVERVHVIDRDLGKSGSSTTARDGFQQLVSEVALGKAGIVMGLEVSRLARNSADWHRLIELCALTATLILDEDGIYDPASFNDRLLLGLKGTMSEAELHILKARMRGGQLNKARRGELEMCPPVGLVYRNDRTIGLDPDLQVQNAIRLVFDTFEQTGSAMQTVRFFREQGLLFPRRLRTGSNKGDLLWAAPHHARVLQVLHNPRYAGAFAYGRTRIRHRPDGGTSVVKVARTDWQFVMPGMHQGYIDWERFEANQRRLADNARAFGGERRSGPAREGPALLQGRVVCGLCGERMGVRYSQEHGSTVPTYLCQANAVRRAGWTCQTVPGKIVDAGIADLMIELMTPMTLAVTLEVQRELEARAAETDAARRQHVERMRYEAELARRRYMKVDPDNRLVADSLEAEWNDKLRRHADAAEDYKRRSKQQAAALSAEAQRRILDLAEQLPRIWQDPRVDSRERKRIVRLLIDDVTLIKSQTITAHVRLSGGATRTLVLDRPLPIAQIRKFKPELVAEVDRLLDHHCDREVAEILNNHGWRTWEAKAFNLKKVAFIRGAYKLASRYERLRRRGMLTTREIAAKFCVSETAVHTWGRQGLITKGYTDSLNRGLWEIPPGMTIRKGCGGRGARPAQLTAITAPSKE
- a CDS encoding helix-turn-helix domain-containing protein, encoding MARAKKRDPKSEALAQDGVLNPNPEAVRDPSFVSNPFFDAKDLVQVRYEMVRRHQVDGVAISKAAETFGVTRPTFYKAQSALQTAGLAGLLPNRRGPKGGHKVSAEVVAFVAALKAARPELTTSHCLDAISARFGVKVHRRSLERALARKKKRLNRA
- a CDS encoding DUF5372 family protein, with translation MSTAGRAGTTQQKVRITHPFHPLCGRKFELICRRRHWGEDRVVYEGQNGRLCTIASAWTDIDPPDEFLLIAAGRAAFCAVDLLALCDALDRLAESMGASDA
- the istB gene encoding IS21-like element helper ATPase IstB: MLTHPTLDQLHALGLHGMAKAFADIEAGGEAASLGHAEWLALLLEREASLRRDKRLSKRLQYAKLRQQACIEDIDYRTPRGLDRSLLMMLVEGRWIDDHANLLICGPSGVGKSWLASALGNKACRDNRSVLYQRVPRLFSDLALARGDGRHPRLLRALGRVDLLILDDWGLEPLDAAARHDLLEILEDRYGHRSTIVTSQLPVDQWHALIGDPTYADAVLDRLVHNAHRIDLNGESMRRTRKPGRKA